Below is a window of Cytophagaceae bacterium DNA.
AAAATGAACCAAATTCAAATTAACCTGGTAAAAAATACATTTGACCTGGTAGCCAAAATTCCAGCCGAAACTGTAGGTAAATTGTTCTATAACCGGCTTTTTGAAATTGCTCCTGAAGTTCGACCAATGTTTGGTCGCTCAGAAATAGTGGAGCAATCACGAAAGTTAATTGGTATGCTGAGTTATATAATAAATCGTTTAGATAATCTAGAGTCAATTATTGATGAAATATCAAAACTGGCTCAACGACATATAAATTATGGCGTATTACCTGAGCATTACAAACCAGTAGGTGAGTCATTGCTATGGACACTTAAACAAGGACTTGGCTCAAATTGGAATAAAGATGTAGAAGAAGCCTGGACAGTTTGCTATGTTACACTTTCCAATGCTATGATTGAAGTATATAAATAATTTATTAATACTATCCCTCTAACACCAGGACATTTTCGATTGAAATAATATTTTGACTTTAATTTCAAAAAACAATGGTTTGCTATTTTTAAATGGCAAACCAATTTGAACCCTCAAAGCAACGGAATTCTAACTATAAACACCGTTTCAGTTTCAATTGCCTCCATTGGACTTGAAGTAAAGTATTTGTATAAACTTTTTAGACTATCAAGGCCTTGTTTATTGGAGGATTCCACAAATTTCTTTTTCTGTAAATTATTTTTTACAATTAAAAAATTATTCTCTATAAAAACATTAATAATCAACGGATTACCTTCTTCTATAGTATTATGTTTGATTGCGTTTTCAAAAAGATTTTGAAGTGTTACCGGTATTATTCCATGCTTTAAAAATCGTTCTGGAATACTGATAATAACTTGCAAACCTTCTTCAAAACGAGACTTTTGGAGGTTAATGTAATTTTGTACAAATTCTAATTCTTTTTCTAAACTCACTACCTCATTCTCCTTATTTTGTAAAATATACCTGTAAATTTTTGAAAGTTTTTGCAAAAAATCGGAGGCAAGATCAGGTTCTGACAAAATCAAACCATTGAGCGATGTAAGGCTGTTAAATAGAAAATGTGGATTAAGATGGTTTATTAAATTTTGGTATTGTATCTCTGTTTTATCTTTTTCTAATCGGGTAGATTGAAGCTGTAAATGATGAATTTTTTTTCTCTGATTTATTCTAAATCGAATTAAAGCGAAAAGAATGAAAACGAACGTTAGGAAAAAAAGCAACTTAAACCAAATAGTATTGTAAAAAAGAGTTTCGATGTGAATTTTCAGAGTTTGAATAGGCAAATATTTCTGATTTACATCTTTAGCCCGAACCTTAAAGATATAATCACCTCCATCTAAATTACCATAAACAGCCTCTTTTTTATCTTCTTTATCAATAATCCAATCATTATCAAATCCTTCTAGTTTATATGACATTTCATATAAATAACTATTTGGTGGTGACAGAACACCAAAATTAACAGAGAAACTATTTTGTATTGAGTTAAATTTAACCTGAGAATTATTCTCATTTATCAATATTGATGTATCTGTGTTTGAGATTCGATTGATATATAATTGATCCTGAAAAGAAGGTATCCTTAAGTTTTTTAAATCTATCAAAATGAACCCTTGTTTTCCAATTGATATTATTTTATCGGATTTTAAATCTATCAATTGGTTTTCCCAGTCAGAAAAGGAGTCATTTGTTTTCAGATTAAAGGAATAGCTTTCGTTTTTTATTTCATTAAAAATCAATATATTATCTAATATAGAAATAATAATATTGTCGTTATGGTCAATGGTTAATGAGCCAATATATTCAGTTTCAATAATAGTTTTAAAGTCATTTGTCAAAGGATCATATTTGATTAAATCATAACTCCCTAGCCAAAATTTTCCGTTTTTGTCTTCCACAAAACCCGAAAACCCTATTTTTGAAAAATCAATATTTTGCTTATTTTTAATGCCAATAAATTTCTTTTTTTCTTTTGAAAATTTAGCCAAACCACCCGATTGCATACAAATCCAAAATTCTCCTGACCGAGTAATCAATGAATAGGAAGTTCCAAAATGTATTTTTTGAGTCTTATTCTTTTTGAAATCAATATCTAATTCTATTGGAAAGCTTTTACATTTTTTTGTAATCAAATGATAATTATAAACTTCATGAAGGTCTTGTACAAAAATCCAGATTGAATCTCCCAAAAGTCTGGTGTGGCATATGTTTATTTTCATTTTGGGGTTGATTTTAGACGGCAAAATAATATTCGAGAATTTTTTGGTTGATTTATCGAAAACAAAAATTTCGTATGCCTTAGAAATCAATATTTTATTACCATAATTTTCTAACTTAATAGTGAAGTCTGAGTTCGAAGAGATTTTTTTTGAAGAGGGTATATTGTAGCTTACTGTTTGATTACTTGATAAATCATAATTAATCAAACGGTTTTCATTTGTAAGCATCCACCAGCTGCTGTTTTTTTCATCAACTCTAAAATCCCTAAAAAAATCATTTGGCTTATTTCTAAATAATTCTTTTGAGAAATCATAAACTTCAAATAGTTGTTCATTTGGATTTTGGGTTGCTAAACCATTAATAGTATTAATCCCATTTTGAGTACCGAACCAAATTGTTCCATTTTTTTCCTGAAAAATATCAATAAAATTGTAAGCCGAAAATGAAATACTATTTCCTTTTTCGTATTCAATTGGGATTAATTGTTGCTTTTTCAGGTCTATGTAAGCCATTTTCTTATTATAGCTACTGACCCAAATATTACTATTTGAATCAAAAAACAATTGATAAACTCCCGAAAAGGAAATATTAGGATTTGGATTTAAACCAAATGTTCTAACATTTTTTTGAAGTCGGGTATTATACCAGACAATTTCTTGGTTGTGGTTATCTGTAAAAACCAAATTGTTTTCATTTGTTGTAAGTGCAGATATATTGGTAAGATTAAAAACATCTGCTTTCTTTGGGTTAAATGACTTATTATAAATTTTCTGCGAAGAATAATCTAAAAAATTTAAAGCTTCATTACATGAAATCCATAATCCATTTTTGTTGGGATCCTCGACCAATCCTTTTCTGAAAACCCTGTTTGAACTTAGTTTTTTTGTTTGAGATGATTCAATAGAAAAGTTGTATAGTTTATTGGTTTTTGTGTCAAATTTATATAATCCTTTGTCACGAATTGAAAACCAAATATTTCCTCTTGAATCACAAATTATATTAAGACAGGCGTAATCAGTTTTATTAAGTTCTTTGAATGTAAAAAATGCATTTTTCTTTTTGTCAAAAAAACAGATACCTTCTGTTGTACCTACCCATATTCTTCCTTGCTTGTCTTCACAAAGCGATTCAATGGAATTATGAACCAGAGAATTGTCATCTTTTGAATTATGTTTAAATGTTGTTGTAAAACCCGAATCATAGCGTTTAAGACCACTGGCAGTTCCTAGCCAAAGATATCCATTGCGATCTTTGAGCATACATTTGATTATGTTTTCAATGCTATTATCACTCACTTTCAGGTGGTCAAAAGTGTAGGGTAAGCGTTGAGCAGATACAGAATGAAAATAGATCATTGAAAATAAAAGATAACAAATAAAAATATGTCTACTGTTATTTTTTTTCTCTAAGACCTTCCTATAAGTTATTTTCGTCATTTAATTTGATTTGCTATTTCTCTAACCATTTCTTAAAAACAGGAGCCTTTTGACGGCTAATATCAATTTCGACAGATTGATGTGGATCTTTCAATTTGACCATCAATTTCAAATTTTCTAAGCCCCAAACTCTTTGAATCATGTCTTTATTGACAATAAACTGGCGATTAATCCTAAAAAAAGCATTAGGATCCAACATTCCTTCTATTTCATCCATAGTATTATCCAGGCTGAATTTTTCATTTGCTTTTGTAATAATATGAATTACAGTGTCATAATGGAAATGGGAAATTTCTTTGACTTTTACAGGAACCCATGCGTTCCTGTGATTACACAAAAACTGTTCTCTAAATGCTGGCTTAGAATCTGAACTTGTGTGCTGAAGAATCGCAGCAAGTTTTTGTAAATTAATCGGAGATTTTATCTGATTCTTAATTAAGTTTTTAGCCTTTTCTATGGCGTTTTTTAAGTCTTCTAGTTCAACGGGTTTTAATAAATAATCAATTCCGTTAACTTTAAATGCTCTTATAGCAAATTCATTATAAGAAGTGGTAAAAATAATTGGACAAGTGAGCTGGAACTTTTCGAAAATTTCAAAACTTACACCATCTGTCAACTGAATATCCGCAAAAACAACGTCGGGTTCGGCATTTTCAGCAAACCAATTTACCGATGTTTTGACACTGGGTAGTATCCCTAAAATTTTTAATTCAGAATCTATTTTGGCTATCTTAATGCTTAGTTCCCTTGCAACTAACTTTTCGTCTTCAATTATAATAGCAATCATTTCTATTAAGTGTTTATTAAACAAAGTATTGGAAAATCTACCTGACTTGCAAGTATTTGAATTTGGAAAGTAAAAAACTGAACTTGAATGGTAAAAAATAAGATCTGAGTTGTTTTTTCGACTCATTGCCTTTTCTTTACTATTCAATACTATATTTTGACTGTTCGGCGATATTAATTCGGTAAATTTAAAGATAATGTTATAATTTGAATATTATTAAAGGCGGTATGACTACAGAAGAAATCAAAATTGTTAAACAAACATGGCGAAATCTGGAAGGAATTGATCCGACATTGTTTGGGGATGTTTTCTACAGTCGTTTGTTTATTGCAGATCCCTCACTTAAGAAAATGTTTCGATTACCACAGGAGGTTCAGTCCAAAAAACTTATTGATACGCTAGATCTAATTGTAAAAAGCCTGGGCAGATTAGATGAATTAGGCAATCAAATAAAAGACTTAGGAGAAAAACATGTGAAATATGGGGTATTGCCGCATCATTATGATAAGGTAGGTGATGCCCTAATTTGGTCTTTGAAAAAAGGATTAGGAAAAGATTGGAATATCGAAGTAGAAAATGCGTGGAAAAAATGCTATACAATATTAGTTAATGCAATGACAAACTAATAATTACTTAAAAAATGATATTTATTAAGTCAAAAATTTATAGATACAAACTTCTTTTTTTGCCAATTGAAAGTTTTTCATAATTTTAATTTTTGTTCCGGGTTTTTAAGGATTAAAATTAATGAGGCAATAAAAACTTACTATAAGTCGATTTTGAATAAAAAACCCTGAGATAAATTACTGATAAACAAATTATTATTTATTACATTGTTATTAAGAAATATCGAAAGGCTACATTATATTTTTTTTAAGAATTGATTACAAAAACATAATTTTCAAATCCCATTGAGGTTACAGCAGGTTTATATATTTGCTTCATAAATATAAAAAAATGTCTGCTATTATTTTCAGATATAAAAAGAAGCAAAGTATTTACATTGATTATCAGGTTCTTTTTGAAGAATTAAGAGAATTGTGTTTTCCGACCTTTAAATATAAACAGGGAAATTGTCACAACATAGTTCATTACTGTTCTCTGATTCTCAATCATCGGGGTATAAAACATAAAAAAATATGGTTTTACGCTCCGGTAAGGTTTGTTTCAGGTTCAAAAGAATGTATCGTAATGCCTGACCCTAATCATTTGGCTATCAGCGGGAATCTAAAATGGGGCTATCATGTTGCTCTTTTGTTTGAAGATGGCCGGAATTGCCACGTATTTGATTGGATGATACAAGAAAACAAACCCATGACCATCAATGACTGGGTGATGAGCATGGGCCTGAAAAATTATAAGATTGATATTGTAGAATCTGAAAATTATCTTTTTTATGAAAATCCGGAAAAAGTTAAGAACAATGCTATCAGATATTTCAAATATGAAGATAAATGCCGGAACCATTATTGGATTGCCAAGGGGATGGCCATAAATGAAACTGCATACGAATTTTATCAGATGGAAGACCATTTTCGTGAAACCTATCCAAAAGATTTCAAATTGTTGGTGGGAAGTATTATCAATTTTGAATGTATAATCAGAGATAACCGCACCAATAACCGTGTAAATGATTCATTTAGAGAGAAACATGCTTTAATCATCCAAAAATATAGAAATATATATTTTAAAAATTTGAATAACTGGATTGATAAAATTGAGATTTATGATATTTAATCTCTAATAAACATTTGGCACATACATTTCCTTAGGAATAGGTTCACGTATATAATCCGGATTATGTACTCTTTCTGGCAGGATTACTTCCGGGTGTTCTACCACATCGTATGGAATCTGGCTTAGCAAATGACTAATACAGTTTAGGCGGGCTTTCTTCTTATCATCAGCTTCAATAATCCACCAGGGTGAGCTTTCTGTTGAGGTTTTGTCAAACATGTATTCCTTTGCTTTGGTATAATCTTCCCATCTCCTTCTGGATTCCAAATCCATTGGTGAAAGCTTCCATTGCTTCAAGGGATCATTCTTTCTCATGGTAAACCTGAGATTTTGTTCGTCA
It encodes the following:
- a CDS encoding histidine kinase, with protein sequence MIYFHSVSAQRLPYTFDHLKVSDNSIENIIKCMLKDRNGYLWLGTASGLKRYDSGFTTTFKHNSKDDNSLVHNSIESLCEDKQGRIWVGTTEGICFFDKKKNAFFTFKELNKTDYACLNIICDSRGNIWFSIRDKGLYKFDTKTNKLYNFSIESSQTKKLSSNRVFRKGLVEDPNKNGLWISCNEALNFLDYSSQKIYNKSFNPKKADVFNLTNISALTTNENNLVFTDNHNQEIVWYNTRLQKNVRTFGLNPNPNISFSGVYQLFFDSNSNIWVSSYNKKMAYIDLKKQQLIPIEYEKGNSISFSAYNFIDIFQEKNGTIWFGTQNGINTINGLATQNPNEQLFEVYDFSKELFRNKPNDFFRDFRVDEKNSSWWMLTNENRLINYDLSSNQTVSYNIPSSKKISSNSDFTIKLENYGNKILISKAYEIFVFDKSTKKFSNIILPSKINPKMKINICHTRLLGDSIWIFVQDLHEVYNYHLITKKCKSFPIELDIDFKKNKTQKIHFGTSYSLITRSGEFWICMQSGGLAKFSKEKKKFIGIKNKQNIDFSKIGFSGFVEDKNGKFWLGSYDLIKYDPLTNDFKTIIETEYIGSLTIDHNDNIIISILDNILIFNEIKNESYSFNLKTNDSFSDWENQLIDLKSDKIISIGKQGFILIDLKNLRIPSFQDQLYINRISNTDTSILINENNSQVKFNSIQNSFSVNFGVLSPPNSYLYEMSYKLEGFDNDWIIDKEDKKEAVYGNLDGGDYIFKVRAKDVNQKYLPIQTLKIHIETLFYNTIWFKLLFFLTFVFILFALIRFRINQRKKIHHLQLQSTRLEKDKTEIQYQNLINHLNPHFLFNSLTSLNGLILSEPDLASDFLQKLSKIYRYILQNKENEVVSLEKELEFVQNYINLQKSRFEEGLQVIISIPERFLKHGIIPVTLQNLFENAIKHNTIEEGNPLIINVFIENNFLIVKNNLQKKKFVESSNKQGLDSLKSLYKYFTSSPMEAIETETVFIVRIPLL
- a CDS encoding response regulator transcription factor; this encodes MIAIIIEDEKLVARELSIKIAKIDSELKILGILPSVKTSVNWFAENAEPDVVFADIQLTDGVSFEIFEKFQLTCPIIFTTSYNEFAIRAFKVNGIDYLLKPVELEDLKNAIEKAKNLIKNQIKSPINLQKLAAILQHTSSDSKPAFREQFLCNHRNAWVPVKVKEISHFHYDTVIHIITKANEKFSLDNTMDEIEGMLDPNAFFRINRQFIVNKDMIQRVWGLENLKLMVKLKDPHQSVEIDISRQKAPVFKKWLEK
- a CDS encoding hemoglobin; the protein is MTTEEIKIVKQTWRNLEGIDPTLFGDVFYSRLFIADPSLKKMFRLPQEVQSKKLIDTLDLIVKSLGRLDELGNQIKDLGEKHVKYGVLPHHYDKVGDALIWSLKKGLGKDWNIEVENAWKKCYTILVNAMTN